The following are from one region of the Rosistilla carotiformis genome:
- the topA gene encoding type I DNA topoisomerase, translated as MAKRSAKKYAFDPKEVTGKHLVIVESPTKAKTINKYLGNDYFVMASVGHVRDLPKSAPKGAKRKDHPVPGVDLQNNFSPTYEVMPDKKPTVTNLQKAAKQAQDVWFATDLDREGEAIAWHLAEALGVPTAQAKRVVFNAITKGDIARAFQNPRTIATNVVNAQQARRIVDRIVGYQVSPLLWRKVAGGLSAGRVQSVAVRLVVEREREIEAFIPDEFWKINALFATDLAKTGEIAGKWSSWSGEEERTLKQQNEWLSQQKCLRAELVRFGGAKFEPSDRAVALDAAQQLGFSLDEAIETEDPKGKGPAKNRVTFVGKVGDAPEYKITSIETRRTTSRPSPPFITSTMQQAAANRLGFQLQRTMRTAQQLYEGIDLKGTRGQTGLITYMRTDSTHLSGEALDMSRTFIEQNYGKDYLPEKPNFYKSSNKDAQEAHEAIRPTDATLTPAMVKSHLSDEQYKLYKLIWERFISCQMLPAQWDSTSIEIQPTGVDATLKASGRTLVFDGFYRASGVPTSDDIVLPKLNEGEQLGPMEIDPQQKFTSPPPRFTEASLQKRLEEEGIGRPSTYAAIISTIQDRKYVEPVAQRDRRLKATDIGKVVTDKLVEAFPEIMDVGYTRRMEAGLDEIETGQEEWQKLLHRFYDPFKDALEQAMENTSHAKAEFEPAPDHLKCPKCGAPTCYRFGRNGRFLGCTKFMVEPVEVQAEGHDGTYLLQKARGKARPQLLHKETSAKLGWMKLTKDDKAKFQKISDEMPERCDYAAPIDSDGNPMLPEETDVLCPEDGTPLIKRTGRFGPFLASQNYPEVKFILKLDPKKGTVVLPKTEPMVSELTCPKCEEHPLYVRDSKRGLWLSCSSFPKCRGRVGFSSLEEDQQKKIEADWAAWVEAHPLPVIKTIEGQVVEDGYEPKLHTIAPA; from the coding sequence ATGGCTAAACGCTCCGCTAAGAAATACGCATTTGATCCGAAAGAAGTCACCGGGAAACACCTGGTGATTGTCGAATCGCCGACCAAGGCGAAGACGATCAATAAATACTTGGGCAACGATTATTTCGTGATGGCCTCGGTGGGCCATGTCCGCGATCTGCCCAAGAGTGCTCCCAAGGGAGCCAAGCGGAAGGACCATCCCGTTCCAGGGGTCGACCTGCAGAACAACTTCTCGCCGACCTACGAGGTGATGCCCGATAAGAAGCCGACGGTCACCAATCTGCAAAAAGCTGCCAAACAAGCCCAAGACGTCTGGTTCGCGACCGACCTCGACCGCGAGGGAGAGGCGATCGCTTGGCATCTTGCCGAAGCGTTAGGCGTCCCCACCGCGCAAGCTAAACGCGTTGTCTTCAACGCGATCACCAAGGGCGATATCGCCCGAGCGTTCCAGAACCCGCGAACGATCGCGACCAACGTCGTCAATGCGCAACAAGCCCGCCGGATCGTCGATCGGATCGTCGGCTACCAAGTCTCGCCGCTGCTGTGGCGGAAGGTCGCGGGCGGCCTGAGCGCCGGCCGCGTCCAATCGGTCGCCGTCCGTTTGGTGGTCGAACGCGAACGGGAGATCGAAGCTTTCATTCCGGACGAGTTCTGGAAGATCAACGCGCTGTTTGCCACCGACCTGGCGAAAACCGGGGAGATCGCTGGCAAATGGAGCAGCTGGAGCGGCGAGGAAGAGCGAACGCTGAAGCAGCAAAACGAATGGCTCAGCCAACAGAAGTGTCTCCGCGCCGAACTGGTCCGTTTCGGCGGAGCCAAGTTTGAACCGAGCGACCGCGCCGTTGCACTCGACGCAGCCCAACAGCTTGGTTTCTCGCTCGACGAAGCGATCGAAACCGAAGATCCCAAAGGCAAGGGCCCGGCGAAGAACCGCGTCACTTTTGTCGGCAAAGTCGGCGATGCCCCCGAATACAAGATCACGTCGATCGAAACGCGGCGAACGACCAGCCGCCCTTCGCCGCCGTTTATCACTTCGACGATGCAGCAGGCTGCGGCCAACCGGCTCGGTTTCCAACTGCAGCGAACGATGCGCACGGCACAACAGCTGTATGAAGGTATCGATCTGAAGGGGACTCGCGGTCAGACCGGTCTGATCACCTACATGCGTACCGATTCGACTCACTTGTCGGGCGAAGCGCTCGACATGTCTCGGACTTTCATCGAGCAGAACTACGGCAAGGACTACCTGCCCGAAAAACCGAACTTCTACAAATCGTCGAACAAAGACGCGCAGGAAGCTCACGAAGCGATCCGGCCAACCGACGCCACGTTGACTCCCGCAATGGTCAAGTCGCACCTCAGCGACGAGCAGTACAAACTGTACAAACTGATTTGGGAGCGGTTCATCTCGTGCCAGATGTTGCCCGCGCAGTGGGATTCGACATCGATCGAGATCCAGCCAACCGGCGTCGATGCGACGCTTAAGGCGAGCGGCCGAACGCTTGTCTTCGACGGCTTCTACCGCGCGTCGGGCGTTCCAACCAGCGACGACATCGTGTTGCCAAAGTTGAACGAAGGGGAACAACTGGGGCCGATGGAAATCGATCCACAACAGAAGTTCACCAGCCCACCGCCACGATTCACCGAAGCCAGCTTGCAGAAGCGGCTCGAGGAAGAAGGGATCGGCCGGCCGTCGACTTACGCGGCGATTATCAGCACGATTCAGGACCGCAAATACGTCGAACCGGTCGCCCAACGCGATCGCCGTCTGAAGGCGACCGATATCGGCAAAGTTGTCACCGACAAGCTTGTCGAAGCGTTCCCCGAGATCATGGATGTCGGTTACACGCGGCGGATGGAAGCCGGACTCGACGAGATCGAAACCGGCCAGGAAGAGTGGCAGAAACTGCTGCACCGCTTCTACGATCCGTTCAAAGACGCCTTGGAACAGGCGATGGAGAACACCAGCCACGCGAAGGCGGAGTTCGAACCGGCACCGGATCATCTGAAGTGCCCCAAATGCGGCGCCCCAACCTGCTACCGATTTGGCCGCAACGGACGCTTCCTCGGCTGCACCAAGTTCATGGTCGAACCGGTCGAAGTGCAAGCCGAAGGGCACGACGGAACCTATCTGTTGCAGAAGGCCCGCGGCAAGGCGCGGCCACAATTGCTGCACAAGGAAACGTCGGCCAAGTTGGGTTGGATGAAGCTGACCAAAGACGATAAGGCGAAGTTTCAAAAGATCTCCGACGAGATGCCCGAGCGATGCGATTATGCCGCGCCGATCGACAGCGACGGCAACCCGATGCTGCCCGAGGAGACCGACGTGTTGTGCCCCGAAGATGGCACGCCGCTGATCAAACGGACCGGTCGTTTTGGGCCCTTCCTGGCTAGCCAAAACTACCCCGAGGTGAAGTTCATCTTGAAGCTGGATCCGAAGAAAGGAACCGTCGTCCTGCCGAAGACCGAACCGATGGTCAGCGAATTGACGTGCCCCAAATGCGAAGAGCATCCGCTGTACGTTCGTGACAGCAAACGCGGGCTGTGGCTCTCTTGTTCCAGTTTCCCCAAGTGCCGCGGTCGCGTCGGATTTTCGTCGCTGGAAGAGGATCAACAAAAGAAGATCGAAGCCGATTGGGCCGCGTGGGTTGAGGCCCATCCGTTGCCGGTGATCAAGACGATCGAAGGCCAAGTCGTCGAAGATGGCTACGAGCCAAAGCTGCATACGATCGCGCCAGCTTAA
- the ctaD gene encoding cytochrome c oxidase subunit I, with the protein MSKAATADHASDDNYLTNTKGIMSWIVTLDHKRIGLMYLIGVMVSFAIGGTLALILRAHLYNPQGSFLSNDAYNQVFTLHGAVMIFLFIIPSIPAALGNFLVPVMLGAKDVAFPRLNLSSFYLWCAGAVFFLFALCTTGLDTGWTFYTPYSTTTSTSVIAATTGVFILGFSSIFTGLNFIVTVNTMRPPGMTWFKMPLFLWAIYSTAVIQVLATPVLGITLLLLICERLMHIGIFDPAFNGDPVAFQHFFWFYSHPAVYIMILPAFGVISELMSVHSHKSIFGYRFIALSSIAIALLSFLVWGHHMFTSGMSEITTIIFSALTFTVSVPSAIKVFNWLATMYKGSISLTTPMCYALAFMFLFTIGGLTGLFLGTLTTDLHLHDTYFVVSHFHYVMMGGTLVAFLGGLFHWWPKMTGKMFNETWGRISAAIVFIGFNLTFLPQFVLGSRGMPRRYASYDPEFTGLHRMSTVGAFTLGFGLLVALIVLLHSLYRGKKAPRNPWGGATLEWRCSSPPPYYNFERPPVVGNPYYFGDLEYDAKSDDYVFTEPDREVVPQKLEPAPQHVDSKKDA; encoded by the coding sequence ATGTCAAAAGCAGCCACTGCAGACCATGCGTCCGACGACAACTACTTGACCAATACCAAAGGCATCATGTCTTGGATTGTCACACTGGACCACAAACGCATCGGTTTGATGTATTTGATTGGCGTGATGGTCAGTTTCGCGATCGGTGGAACGCTCGCGTTGATTTTGCGAGCTCACCTGTACAACCCACAGGGCAGCTTCCTTTCCAATGACGCCTATAACCAGGTGTTTACGCTGCATGGTGCGGTGATGATTTTCTTGTTCATCATTCCCAGCATCCCGGCAGCATTGGGGAACTTTTTGGTACCCGTGATGTTGGGTGCCAAGGACGTCGCGTTTCCAAGATTGAATCTAAGCAGTTTCTATCTTTGGTGTGCCGGAGCGGTTTTTTTCCTGTTCGCGCTTTGCACCACGGGACTCGATACCGGATGGACGTTTTACACGCCCTACAGCACCACGACATCGACGTCGGTCATCGCTGCGACGACCGGTGTGTTCATTCTCGGTTTTAGTTCGATCTTTACCGGGTTGAACTTCATCGTGACGGTCAACACGATGCGTCCACCGGGTATGACCTGGTTCAAGATGCCATTGTTCTTGTGGGCGATTTATTCGACGGCCGTCATTCAAGTTTTGGCGACCCCTGTGCTCGGCATCACATTGTTGCTGTTGATTTGCGAACGTCTGATGCATATCGGTATCTTTGATCCCGCGTTCAACGGGGATCCCGTCGCGTTCCAGCATTTCTTCTGGTTCTATAGCCATCCCGCTGTTTACATCATGATTTTGCCCGCCTTCGGCGTGATCAGCGAATTGATGAGCGTTCACAGCCATAAGAGCATTTTTGGTTACCGCTTTATCGCCTTGAGTTCGATCGCTATCGCGTTGTTGAGCTTCTTGGTTTGGGGACACCACATGTTCACAAGTGGCATGTCGGAGATCACCACGATCATCTTTAGTGCGCTGACGTTCACCGTATCGGTGCCGTCGGCGATTAAGGTGTTCAACTGGCTGGCCACGATGTACAAGGGCTCGATTAGCTTAACGACGCCCATGTGTTACGCGTTGGCGTTTATGTTCCTGTTCACGATCGGTGGTTTGACTGGTTTGTTCTTGGGAACGTTGACAACCGATTTGCACCTGCACGATACCTACTTTGTTGTCTCCCACTTTCACTATGTGATGATGGGCGGAACTTTGGTCGCCTTCCTTGGTGGTCTGTTCCACTGGTGGCCGAAGATGACGGGCAAGATGTTCAATGAAACGTGGGGCCGAATTTCGGCAGCGATCGTCTTCATCGGGTTCAACTTGACCTTCTTGCCACAGTTCGTTTTGGGCAGCCGCGGCATGCCTCGTCGATACGCCAGCTACGATCCGGAATTCACCGGCTTGCATCGGATGTCGACCGTGGGGGCATTCACCTTGGGATTTGGCTTGTTGGTTGCACTGATCGTGCTGCTGCACTCGCTGTATCGCGGTAAGAAGGCTCCACGCAACCCGTGGGGTGGTGCAACGTTGGAATGGCGTTGTTCGAGTCCGCCGCCTTATTACAACTTCGAACGCCCGCCTGTGGTTGGCAATCCGTATTACTTCGGTGATTTGGAATACGACGCGAAGTCGGATGACTATGTGTTCACCGAACCCGACCGCGAAGTGGTGCCGCAGAAGCTTGAGCCTGCTCCGCAGCATGTTGATTCCAAAAAGGACGCATAA
- a CDS encoding thiol-disulfide oxidoreductase DCC family protein, translating into MFKSPDLADPDSRPDADVVIFDGQCNFCRGGVERLNWLDRRNRLAFISLHDERVAERYPDLSHDDLMQEMFVVDGEGNRHGGSDAVRYLSRQLALLWPIMPVLHLPGSAGLWRWMYKQVAKRRYRLAGKNCDSGGCKIHLNS; encoded by the coding sequence GTGTTTAAGTCGCCCGATCTCGCCGATCCCGATTCGCGACCCGATGCCGATGTGGTCATCTTCGATGGCCAGTGCAATTTTTGCCGCGGTGGGGTGGAGCGATTGAACTGGTTGGATCGGCGAAACCGACTAGCGTTCATCTCGCTGCACGACGAACGAGTCGCCGAGCGCTACCCCGATCTGTCGCATGACGACCTGATGCAGGAGATGTTTGTCGTCGATGGCGAGGGTAACAGGCATGGGGGCAGCGACGCCGTTCGTTACCTCAGTCGCCAACTCGCTTTACTTTGGCCGATCATGCCCGTCCTGCACCTGCCCGGATCGGCGGGGCTGTGGCGATGGATGTACAAGCAAGTCGCCAAGCGTCGCTATCGCCTGGCAGGAAAAAACTGCGACTCGGGCGGCTGCAAGATCCATCTGAATTCCTAG
- a CDS encoding UbiA-like polyprenyltransferase: protein MSDTMAQPSKLRMMLEMIRFSHTIFALPFAALATVMAIKLPLPEGTAVRVRPLDLVAILICMVAARSVAMAFNRLADQAIDAGNPRTAGRHLPAGLLGRHEVTIFAILCAVGFLVGCALFLPNWLPLAASIPVLMFLCGYSLAKRFTAAAHLWLGVALSLAPICVWAALRGSAVLADPSDLLPAVILAAAVALWVTGFDIIYACQDEAFDRSEGLQSVPARFGAKGAFRIAAACHAGMVLVLLVLPSVAPALGLGWIYYAAIGSIAALLVYEHCLVRPDDLDRINQAFFQVNSIVSVGLLVAAGIDCWMG, encoded by the coding sequence ATGAGCGACACCATGGCGCAGCCGAGCAAGCTGCGGATGATGCTGGAGATGATTCGCTTCAGCCACACGATCTTCGCGTTGCCATTCGCCGCACTGGCGACGGTGATGGCGATTAAGTTGCCGCTGCCCGAGGGGACCGCGGTGCGCGTTCGACCACTCGATCTGGTCGCGATCTTGATCTGCATGGTCGCCGCGCGCAGCGTTGCGATGGCGTTTAACCGCTTGGCCGATCAAGCGATCGATGCGGGGAACCCGCGAACCGCAGGGCGGCATCTGCCGGCGGGATTGCTGGGCCGGCATGAGGTGACGATTTTTGCGATCCTGTGTGCCGTCGGATTCCTGGTCGGGTGTGCGTTATTCCTGCCCAATTGGCTGCCGCTGGCGGCGTCGATCCCCGTTCTGATGTTCCTTTGCGGCTACAGTTTGGCAAAACGATTTACCGCTGCCGCCCACCTGTGGCTGGGCGTTGCCCTGAGCCTGGCGCCGATTTGCGTTTGGGCGGCGCTTCGCGGTTCGGCGGTCCTTGCCGATCCGAGCGACCTGTTGCCGGCAGTGATCCTTGCCGCGGCGGTGGCGCTGTGGGTGACTGGGTTCGATATTATTTATGCCTGCCAAGACGAAGCCTTTGATCGCAGCGAGGGGCTGCAAAGCGTGCCCGCTCGGTTTGGTGCCAAGGGGGCGTTTCGGATCGCCGCCGCTTGCCATGCCGGGATGGTTTTGGTGTTGTTGGTGCTGCCAAGCGTCGCGCCTGCCCTAGGCCTCGGCTGGATCTACTACGCCGCGATCGGAAGCATCGCCGCGCTGCTGGTTTACGAACACTGTTTGGTCCGTCCCGACGACCTGGACCGAATCAACCAAGCCTTCTTCCAAGTCAACTCGATCGTCAGCGTTGGCCTGTTGGTCGCCGCGGGGATCGATTGCTGGATGGGATGA
- a CDS encoding cytochrome C oxidase subunit IV family protein: protein MSSHNEHADGEFAHPMPVWMLLAVFFALTALTILTVFQASLHLGNWEIWIAMTIASVKATLVMAFFMHMLWDKPFNIIMFLSSFLFVTLFVSFLLMDTHAYNHNIILKPVAESVQ from the coding sequence ATGAGTTCTCACAACGAACACGCTGACGGTGAATTTGCCCATCCAATGCCGGTTTGGATGCTGCTGGCCGTGTTTTTTGCACTCACCGCCCTGACCATCCTGACCGTGTTTCAAGCGAGCTTGCACTTGGGGAACTGGGAGATTTGGATTGCAATGACCATCGCGTCGGTCAAGGCGACCTTGGTGATGGCTTTCTTCATGCACATGTTATGGGATAAGCCCTTTAACATCATCATGTTCTTAAGCTCCTTCTTGTTCGTGACGCTGTTCGTCAGCTTTCTATTGATGGATACGCACGCCTACAACCACAATATCATCCTGAAACCGGTTGCGGAAAGCGTTCAGTAA
- the mqnE gene encoding aminofutalosine synthase MqnE has product MIATEINARLRTIRDKVESQERLTMDDGLFLYQPDVPLHEVGELADLVRQRMNGNVAYYNINTHLNPTNVCVYRCRFCAFRADLRDPKGYAMDDEQVIARGQEATDNGCTEMHIVGGLHHQRPYEWYRGVLSTLSENFPKLHLKAWTPVEINWFEFQTKNSTEWVMNDMREAGLGSLPGGGAEIFHPEVRDQICEHKANTHAWFHTHRTAHQLGIRSNCTMLYGHIEQAYHRVDHLLRLRELQDETGGFQVFIPLAFHPENTKLSHLKKPSALDDLRNVAVSRLLLDNIQHIKAYWIMLGIGTAQTALSYGADDIDGTVRHELIYHDAGATTPEFLSVDRIRELIIEAGRVPVERNTIYQEVIRDPNDFSNWSIGETLPVS; this is encoded by the coding sequence ATGATTGCAACGGAAATCAACGCCCGGCTTCGAACGATCCGCGACAAGGTTGAATCGCAAGAGCGATTGACGATGGATGATGGTTTGTTCTTGTATCAACCCGACGTGCCGCTGCACGAAGTCGGCGAATTGGCCGATCTGGTTCGCCAGCGGATGAACGGGAACGTTGCGTATTACAACATCAACACGCATCTGAATCCGACGAATGTCTGCGTCTACCGCTGCCGCTTTTGTGCCTTTCGCGCCGACCTCCGCGATCCCAAAGGCTACGCGATGGATGATGAACAGGTCATCGCTCGTGGGCAGGAAGCGACCGACAACGGCTGCACCGAGATGCACATCGTCGGCGGACTGCACCACCAGCGTCCCTACGAATGGTATCGCGGCGTGCTGTCGACGCTGTCGGAGAATTTCCCCAAGCTGCATCTGAAGGCTTGGACGCCCGTCGAAATCAATTGGTTTGAGTTTCAGACGAAGAACTCGACCGAGTGGGTCATGAACGACATGCGGGAAGCGGGGCTGGGCAGCTTGCCCGGCGGTGGAGCTGAGATTTTCCACCCCGAGGTTCGAGACCAGATTTGCGAACACAAAGCGAACACGCACGCTTGGTTCCATACGCATCGGACCGCTCATCAGCTGGGGATCCGATCGAACTGCACGATGTTGTATGGACACATCGAACAGGCGTATCACCGCGTCGACCACCTGTTGCGACTGCGGGAACTGCAGGATGAAACCGGCGGATTCCAGGTCTTCATCCCGCTGGCGTTCCATCCTGAAAACACCAAGCTGAGCCATCTGAAGAAGCCTTCGGCATTGGACGATCTGCGGAACGTTGCGGTCAGCCGATTGCTGTTGGACAACATCCAGCACATCAAGGCGTACTGGATCATGTTGGGAATCGGAACCGCTCAAACCGCCCTCTCCTACGGCGCCGACGACATCGACGGCACCGTGCGGCATGAGTTGATCTATCACGATGCCGGAGCAACGACTCCCGAATTCCTGAGCGTCGACAGGATCCGAGAACTGATCATCGAAGCGGGCCGCGTGCCGGTGGAACGCAACACGATCTATCAGGAAGTGATCCGCGACCCTAACGATTTTTCGAACTGGTCGATCGGCGAAACGCTCCCGGTATCGTAG
- the ubiE gene encoding bifunctional demethylmenaquinone methyltransferase/2-methoxy-6-polyprenyl-1,4-benzoquinol methylase UbiE — MATVDATNTKELDKSNARVREMFRQIAPRYDLMNHLLSLNIDKRWRNQTVSRLRIEGNAPILDVCTGTGDLALAISRRAGAETPVVGSDFCHAMLAIGDQKRKQQPEANVNFLEADAQHLPFDDNQFQVVTVAFGLRNVADTDRGLQEMVRVCRPGGQVVVLEFSQPTAPGLKQAYQFYFKHALPRIGQMLARNDKSAYQYLPESVGSFPCGQALADRMQQNGLHDVKFTPLTFGVATIYEGIK, encoded by the coding sequence ATGGCGACTGTGGACGCAACCAACACGAAGGAATTGGACAAATCGAACGCGCGGGTGCGGGAGATGTTTCGCCAGATTGCGCCTCGCTACGATCTGATGAACCATCTGCTGTCGTTGAACATCGACAAGCGTTGGCGCAACCAGACCGTCAGCCGGCTGCGGATCGAAGGGAACGCCCCGATTTTGGATGTCTGCACCGGAACGGGAGACCTGGCGCTGGCGATCAGCCGCCGCGCTGGAGCGGAGACGCCCGTCGTCGGTTCCGATTTTTGTCACGCGATGCTCGCCATCGGCGATCAGAAACGCAAGCAGCAGCCCGAGGCAAACGTCAATTTCCTGGAAGCCGACGCGCAACATCTCCCCTTCGACGACAACCAATTCCAAGTCGTCACCGTTGCCTTTGGATTGCGGAATGTCGCCGATACCGATCGCGGTCTGCAGGAGATGGTTCGCGTTTGCCGTCCGGGTGGACAAGTTGTTGTGCTGGAATTCTCTCAGCCGACCGCGCCGGGACTGAAACAGGCGTATCAGTTTTATTTCAAACATGCCCTGCCGCGGATCGGCCAAATGCTGGCTCGCAACGACAAGAGTGCCTACCAGTATCTGCCCGAATCGGTCGGCAGCTTTCCCTGTGGCCAAGCGTTGGCTGATCGGATGCAGCAAAACGGGCTGCACGATGTGAAGTTCACTCCGCTGACGTTTGGCGTTGCCACGATCTACGAGGGGATCAAATGA
- a CDS encoding UbiX family flavin prenyltransferase gives MTRPLVVAITGGSGAVYAVRLLQVLLAGGREVFLMLSRSGADVIRQELKLELNLSVAGFDAEPLVTYRSPWSESVPELPDDWRERLTYAAIDDYFSPIASGSFLTDGMVVCPCSGSTLSSIARAASSNLVHRAAEVHLKERRSLVLVTRETPLSVIALENMTLAAKAGATLLPAMPGWYHGVRGLDDLVDFVVARILDQLGIENHLMQRWGEA, from the coding sequence ATGACGCGTCCCTTGGTGGTTGCGATCACCGGTGGCAGCGGAGCGGTCTACGCGGTTCGGTTGCTGCAAGTTTTGCTGGCCGGCGGACGCGAGGTCTTTCTGATGCTCAGCCGCAGCGGCGCCGACGTGATCCGGCAGGAATTGAAGCTGGAACTAAACCTTTCCGTTGCCGGCTTTGATGCCGAGCCGTTGGTGACGTATCGGTCGCCGTGGAGTGAATCGGTTCCCGAGTTGCCCGACGACTGGCGCGAGCGATTGACGTACGCAGCGATCGACGATTACTTCTCGCCGATCGCCAGCGGATCGTTCCTGACCGACGGGATGGTCGTCTGTCCTTGCAGCGGCAGCACGTTGAGCAGCATCGCGCGGGCGGCGAGCAGCAATCTGGTCCATCGGGCGGCCGAGGTGCATTTGAAGGAACGCCGATCGTTGGTCTTGGTGACGCGAGAGACTCCGCTGTCGGTGATCGCACTGGAGAACATGACGCTGGCCGCGAAAGCGGGTGCGACGCTGTTGCCCGCCATGCCGGGCTGGTACCACGGCGTGCGTGGCCTGGACGATCTGGTCGACTTTGTCGTCGCCCGGATCCTGGACCAATTGGGAATCGAAAACCACTTGATGCAACGTTGGGGTGAAGCATGA
- a CDS encoding cytochrome c oxidase subunit 3, which yields MATAEIDQNSHAHDEHEHPSFLAHHFDTPEQQYDSGKLGMWLFLITEILFFSGLFCAYAIYRSLRPEVYTYCSQFLNTELGAINTGVLLFSSLTMAWAVRASQLEQHKTTVGMLAATLSCAMIFLGVKAVEYSHKFDLGLLPAGFYHYDPAAPHHEGLSHYLVALCIVPAILLVGMICLLGYSKLVGNVFMTKCAMPLVVVAACFFVGVGLGTFLESRASNKAVAHGEHVASEAESAAHDHESPKLDAAETVAVEEVNSPAGTEVLGMLASDATNTGVRSELKALEAQGAAATGEFVEDYTGIDPFYDRPELDVNSNSLAGVFFSIYYCMTGLHAIHIIAGIGVMTWLLVRAVRQDFCSQYFGPVDYVGLYWHIVDLIWIYLFPLLYLIG from the coding sequence ATGGCAACCGCTGAAATCGATCAAAACAGCCATGCTCATGACGAGCACGAACATCCTTCGTTCCTGGCGCACCACTTCGACACTCCCGAACAACAATATGATTCGGGTAAGTTGGGTATGTGGTTGTTCCTGATCACGGAAATTCTGTTCTTCAGTGGGTTGTTCTGCGCTTACGCGATCTACCGCTCACTGCGTCCGGAGGTCTACACCTACTGTAGCCAGTTCCTTAATACGGAACTGGGCGCGATCAACACCGGAGTTCTGCTGTTCAGCAGTTTGACGATGGCGTGGGCGGTGCGCGCTTCACAGTTGGAACAACACAAGACGACCGTCGGAATGCTGGCCGCAACGCTCAGTTGTGCGATGATCTTTTTGGGAGTCAAAGCGGTCGAGTATTCGCACAAATTTGACCTTGGTCTGTTGCCTGCCGGCTTTTATCACTACGACCCAGCCGCACCGCATCACGAAGGACTCTCGCACTATCTTGTAGCGCTCTGCATTGTTCCCGCGATTCTGTTGGTGGGGATGATTTGCCTACTGGGCTATTCGAAGCTCGTCGGCAACGTTTTTATGACGAAGTGTGCGATGCCTTTGGTGGTTGTCGCAGCTTGCTTTTTTGTCGGCGTTGGATTGGGTACGTTTCTTGAAAGCCGGGCCAGCAACAAAGCCGTAGCGCACGGCGAACACGTCGCTTCGGAGGCTGAATCCGCAGCGCACGATCATGAGTCGCCTAAGCTGGATGCCGCCGAGACCGTCGCGGTTGAAGAAGTGAATTCGCCAGCCGGTACCGAAGTTTTGGGGATGTTGGCTAGCGATGCGACGAACACGGGCGTGCGATCCGAATTGAAGGCCTTAGAGGCGCAAGGCGCGGCGGCGACCGGGGAATTTGTGGAAGACTACACCGGTATCGATCCGTTCTACGATCGTCCCGAATTGGATGTGAATTCCAACTCGCTGGCGGGTGTGTTCTTCAGTATCTACTATTGCATGACCGGTCTTCACGCGATCCACATTATCGCGGGAATTGGAGTCATGACTTGGTTGTTGGTGCGGGCGGTTCGTCAAGACTTCTGCAGCCAATACTTTGGTCCCGTCGATTATGTGGGCCTGTATTGGCACATCGTCGACTTGATTTGGATTTACTTGTTCCCGCTGCTGTATCTGATTGGTTAG